The Prevotella melaninogenica region CTTGTAAGCAATCGTGTTATCGAGGTTGACGCTGAGAAGGTTGGTCTTACTGTAACAGAGAATGAGATTCAGAACGTATTGAATGAGGGTACTAATCCAATGTTGGTTCAGACTCCATTCGTGAACCAGCAGACTGGTCGTTTTGATGTAAATGCTCTAAAGCAGTTCTTTGATAGCTATAACAAGGCTAAGGCTGCAAAGTCTCCACAGGTAGAGCAGATGCAGGCTATCTATGACTATTGGCTCTTTGTAGAGAAGAATCTTCGTGCTCAGTTGCTCGGTCAGAAGTATCAGGCACTGCTCGCAAGTTGTGTTCTCTCAAACAAGGCTGAGGCTAAGATGGCTTTCAAGGATAATAACGAGGAAAGTCAGATTCAACTTGCTTCTTTGGCTTACAGCACTGTAAAAGATTCTGATGTTAAGATGACAGACGATGACCTCAAGGCTAAGTATGCAGAATTGAAGCCAGCTTTCCGCCAGAATGTTGAGACACGTGATATCAAGTTTGTTGACTTCCAGATTAAGGCAAGTGCTGCAGACCGCAGTCAGGTTGTTAAGGAGATGAACGACTTCCAAAAGCAACTTGCTTCTGCAGAAGATCCTGCTGCTGTTGTTAGCAAGAGTGGTTCTGAGATTCCTTATCTTGGTCTTCCTGTAAGTAACAAGGCTTATCAGCAGTATCCTGACATTGCATCAAAGATTGATTCACTTTCTGTAGGTACAACTGGTGTTGTTGAAAACGCTCAGGACAATACTTTAAATATCATCCGTGTACTTTCTAAGGCGCAGTTGGCAGACTCAATCCAGTTCCGTCAGATTAATATTGCAGCTGCAACTCCTGATGAGGCACGTGCTAAGGCAGACTCTATCCAGAAGGCATTGGCTGGTGGTGCTGATTTTGATGCACTTGCAAAGCGTTATGGTCAGACTGGTGAGAAGGTATGGTTTACTGGTCAGCAGTACGAGATGGCTCCAAGTATGAATCAAGACAATCGTACATTTATAAATGCTCTGCTCAATGGTGAGGTGAATGCAACGCAGAATCTTGCTCTTACGCAGGGTAACATTATCCTTCAGGTACTTGATAAGAAGGCCTTTACAACAAAGACAACTGCTGCTGTTATTAAGAAGGTCATAGACTTCTCTAAGGCTACACGCAGCAATGCTTACAATAAGTTCTCTGAGTTTGTTGCTAAGAGTTCTACTGTAGCTGACCTTGAGAAGAATGCTCCTAAGTCTGGTTATCAGGTTCAGTCACTCAATGACATCTCTACGGCTGAGCACTATGTTGGTGGTATTCCTGGTACACGTGATGCTTTGAAGTGGCTCTTCGAGGCTAAGCAGGGTGAGGTTTCACCTCTCTATGAGTGTGGTAATAATGATCACCTCTTGGTTATCGCTTTGACAGCTGTTCATCCACAGGGCTATCGTTCATGGGATGATGCACAGGTAAAGGAAATCCTCAAACGTGAGGTTATTAAAGATAAGAAGGCTGAGAAACTCATGGCTAAGCTCAAGGGTGTAAACTCTATTGCAGCAGCTCAGGCTAAGGGTGCTAAGGTTTCTTCTGTTAATCAGATTACATTTGCAGCTCCAGCATTCGTACAAGCAACTGGTTCTGTAGAGCCAGCTCTCTCTGGTGCAGTTGCGGGTACAGCAGCAGGCAAGTTCTCTAAGGCTCCTGTAAAGGGTAATGCTGGTGTTTATGTGTTCCAGGTAGTAAAGAAGTCTATGCGTGCAGGTTCTAAGTACGATGAGACTTTGGTAATGCAGCAGGCTGCTCAGGCAAATATGCAGTTGGTTGGTAACTTTATGCAGGATCTAATCCTTAAGGCAAAGGTTGTCGATAACCGCTACCTCTTCTTCTAAGAGATAACTACACCTTATATATATAAGACGGATGTACTATCAAAGTATATCCGTCTTTTTTCTTTATATAGCTTTTTTGTGGTTTTAACATGTTGAATATCGTGTTATAATAATTATTTCTTTGATGCTCTCATTTAAGCTAATCTTTATACATTTCCGCACATAATATTTTGAAATGTGCTTATAAATATGTATCTTTGCACACAGATTGAAATATTGTGCAATGGAAAAGATTCCGAGTTTTAATGAATTAATAGAGAAGAGTATCATCGAACATTGGGACCGTGATGCTCTAACAGATTATAAAGGCAAGACCCTTCAATATCATGATGTTGCAAGAAAGATTGAAAAGTTGCACATTATGTTTGAGGCAAGTGGTGTAAAACGTGGTGATAAGATAGCGCTATGTGGAAGAAACTCTTCTGCTTGGGCTGCTTCTTTCCTTGCAGTACTCACTTATGGTGCGGTAGCTGTGCCTATCTTGCATGAGTTTATGCCAGAGCAGATTCATAACATTGTCAATCACTCAGATGCAAAACTTCTTTTTGTAGGTGATGTCGTTGTGACTCAGATTGACGCCATGAAGATGCCAAACTTGGAGGGAATTATTTATATTCCAGATTACTCATTGGTAGTAAGTCGTACGGATAAGTTGACTTATGCACGTGAACATCTCAATGAGGAGTTTGGACGTCGTTACCCTAAGTACTTCCGTCCAGAGCATATACATTACTATCGTGAGCAGAGTCCAGACGAACTTGCTTTGATAAATTATACCAGTGGAACCACAGGTCGCTCTAAAGGTGTAATGCTTCCATACCGTTCTTTATGGAGCAATGCTGATTTTGCTAAGCATGTTTTAGGCCATGTAATTAAGCCCGGAGATAATGTTATCAGTATTCTTCCAATGGCTCACATGTATGGAATGGCATTCGAGTTTATCTATGAGTTTCTCTCAGGTGTTCACATTTACTATTTGACACGTATCCCTTCTCCTGCTATTATCTCTCAAGCACTTCAAGAAGTAAAGCCCGTTATTATGATTGCTGTACCTTTGGTAATTGAGAAGATTATTCGTAAGAAGGTATTCCCAAAGATTCAGAACAATCGTATGCGTCTTCTGCTGAATATGCCAGTAATTAATAAGAAGGTACGTGCAAAGATTCGTGAGCAGGTATATCAGGCCTTTGGTGGTAATCTTTACGAGATTATTATTGGTGGAGCAGCTCTCAATGGTGAAATCGAGAGTTTCTTACGTCGCATAGAGTTCCCATATACTGTAGGTTATGGTGCAACAGAATGTGGTCCAATTATCTGTTATCGTGATTGGAAGACTTTTAAGCAGGGCTCTTGTGGTCAGGCTGCTTTACACCAGGAAGTACGTATCAATAGTTCTGATCCAGTAAACGTACCAGGTGAAATCTTGACCAAGGGACCTAATGTTCTTCTTGGTTACTATAAGAATGAAGAAGATACAGGTCAGACGATTGACAAGGATGGTTGGTTCCATACCGGTGACCTTGGTTTGATGGATGAGGATGGTAACGTCTTTATTAAGGGACGTTCTAAGAATATGCTTCTTGGAAGTAATGGGCAAAATATCTACCCAGAGGAGATAGAGGATAAACTTAATTCTCTGCCTCTCGTAAGTGAATGTTTAGTTATTCAGAGTGGTGAAAAGCTTATTGCCTTAGTTCATCCTGATTATGACGAAGCTCAGAACTTAGGACTCAATGCGGATGACCTCAAGAATATTATGGAGGAAAACCGCACACAGTTGAATACAATTGTACCAGCTTACTGCAAGGTTGCTGAGATACGTATTCAAGAAGAGGAGTTTGAAAAGACACCAAAGAAGTCAATCAAGCGATTCTTATACACAGAATAATCTTTTATTCTATTAGAATATCGGGGATATAAATCCTCTTTTATCCAGCATTTTATGCAACTATGGGTAGAAGGGAATTTATGTCCCTCTTTTGTTTTTACCCTTTTGATAGATTGATTTATAGTTGAGGAAGTATAACTTTGCCCTTTATTATAGTAGTAACTATTCAGCGGTATCGATCAGTCTGTATTCTTTCCTCTGAAATCTTCGTATAAAGACCTATAAAAATGCTTATTTTTCTTGTGTATTTCAGATTTTCTTTGTACCTTTACGACTATGAAAGAGCAAGTTACGGACATATCAAAAGTATTACAAGACATGACAGAAGAGATGCGATTGTTGCGTGAAACTGTCAATCAGCAGTATGCCGAGATTATGAAATTGAACCGTAACATAAATGCTCTGAACCTCCAAATCCGTAAGAAAGATACGGAACTTACAAACTTACGGGAACGCTTAGCTAAATATGAAAACCCAGACAAGAACTCTAATAACAGCAGTACTCCGCCAAGCAAGGAGCGTATGAATGATGAGGTTATCAGAAGAACAAGAAGCCTCCGTAAGCCAAGTGGTAAGAAGCCGGGAGGACAAAAGGGGCATGATGGGCATAAGTTGTCTTGCTCTTCCATACCTGACGAGATAATCGATGAGGTACCCAACTATTGCACTCGTTGCGGAGAATCTTTATCAGATGCAGAACGTGTGCTTGATTATGTGACACAGGTTATTTCCATTCCAGAGTTGAAGCCCGTAATCAAGGAAATCCGACACTATGTGATGGTATGCAAGAACTGTGGTGAACGTATTCGGACGGCACCAAGAAGGCGGTCAAATAACGTGGTATATGCTTCAAGCGTAAAGACTTTAGTGGTTTATCTGAGTGTCGTGCAATTTCTTCCATACGGTCGTATAGCAAGTTTTTTGCGTGAGGTATTCAGTCTCACTCCAAGCGAAGGCTCGCTGGTGAACTGGGTGAATGAGGCAAAGAGAAATGCGCAACCTGTGATTGATAAGATTAAAGAATATATCAAGTCATCAGCAGTTGTTGGTTTCGATGAGAGCGGCTTGTACTGTAACAAAAGACTCGACTGGGCATGGATTGCACAGACTGTTTATTACACATTGCTTTTCCGTGCTGATGGAAGAGGATCGAAGGTATTAGCAGACAAATTTGGCGATAGCTTGGAACGAATGACTGCCGTTACCGACCGCCATAGCGCATACTTTGCACTCCATTTCCTCAACCATCAGGTATGCCTTGCTCACTTACTCCGCGAACTGCAATATCTCTCAGAGTTGAACACTGAGCAAGAGTGGTCTGGAAAAGTAACCAATCTGTTCCGTGAAGCTATTCACGAGCGAAATACCAATCCGAACGACGTTATAGACAAGGTGTCATGGACCCGACGTTTAGACAATCTGCTCAAACAGAGTATAGAGAAGCTTGGTAAAAAGTTTATTACGTTCAGAAAAGGCTTGGTCAAATGCAGAGATTACATTTTCAATTTCCTCGAAAATCCGATGATACCATTTGACAATAATGGAAGCGAAAGGGGAATACGCAAGCTAAAAATCAAACTGAAGAACTCCTGTACATTTCGTTCAGACTTCGGAGCAGACGCTTTCCTTGAACTTCATTCGATTGTAGAAACAGCGAAGAAGCACGACAAAACTCCATATAATGTGATTCAAGCCTTATTTAAGGTTTGATAAATTGATATGCACTGTATATATTGGTTATCGCTGAATAGTGACTTATAGTACGATAATAGTTAATAATGTAAAATAAATTCACATAGCCAATTTGTAAAGACCACCAAATAGCTTGCAATTAACGCCCTTTTGGCTTGCAAAAGGTGCCCTTTTGAAGTCTTATTAACGCCCTTTTGAAGGCTAACTAAGCACCTTTTAAAAGGCTATCTTGTAATGTTTTGAGTGTGAGTTGATTACAAAGGTGTGGTGTGAAGCTATTTTTACGTGTAAAATAGCATGTTGATTTGTGAATTTTGTAATGTTTTTTTCTTTCCTTCTAATATACACTCATCAGACTTATTTTAAGCTGATGAGATAGAATTAATCGGCTATGATTAACCCTGAACTTTAGAATGAAATATGCGATGGCAGACAAAACTATAACATTGTTAGCGATCTGCCAGTATCCCATAATAATCGTTTTGCCCAACGGAGAACAACCAATGCGCTGACAACGGCTACTGCTGAGTCAATCCAAGTAATGTTCCAAAACATGGCACAGAGTATTCCGATGATTGCTCCAATCTCTGTTAGAGCATCTGAAAGGACATGGAGGTAGGCTGCATGGCTATTGTAATCTGCTGTACCATGATGTCCATGAAGGATTGAAGCACTAATAGTGTTTGCTACCAAACCTATTCCTGCTGTTGTTAATGCCAATTCATAGTTGTGGATTTCTCCATGTGAAGATAATCGTTCTACTGCTTCTACGATAATAAAGATAGCTGTGAAAATCAGAAATATACCACTTGTGAAAGCAGCTAAGTTTAGTATCTTTTCTGTATCGTAATGGGTCGTACCCTTGTTTTGTAAGTAGCGTACCAACACGTAGGCTGCCCAATTGAGTCCGATAACCAATACGTGTGAACCCATGTGAACGCCATCTGCAAAGAGTGCCATTGAGTGGGAAGATAGTCCCACAACAATTTCAGCAAGCATAACACAGAAAGCGAAGACTACCACAAAGGCAGTACGTTTTTCTTGTGAAGAACGTTCTATCTTGTTTGACATTGTTTTCTTTAATTCCTAATGTATAGTTATATATGCTTATGAATCAAGATTCAGAAGCCATAACCCTTAATCTTTAGTTGTTTATAATTCCGAAATGTATGAAGGCATTTCGTATGCCGTCCTCATCTACACTTGTTGTGACATAGTCAGCCACAGCCTTTACTCCTTCATAGGCATTTCCCATTGCGACACCGATACCGGCTGTTTGGAGAATCGTCATGTCATTGCCACCATCACCGAAGGCAATACATTCTTCCAAACCGATACCGAGATGCTTTGACATCTGCTTCAATGCGTTCCCTTTGTCAGCTCCTTGTACAGTAATATCGGTGAAATTTGGATGCCAACGTGCTGATACACAGTGTGGCATTGATGAGGAAATAGCCTTCTCATCTTCTTCACTGAAGAAAGGTGTTAGCTGCAGAACGGGTTGGCTGAGCAGTGGCTCTACAGGTTTATTGATATCGATATTGTTAACACCTAAGTCTTGGACGAAAATCTCGTCAAAGATAGGTTTATGATTATGAAGTGCAACAACATCTCGGCCACATACTAAAACGGCATAGTCGCGACGGCTGGCATCCTCAATCATTGCGCGTACCTCGGTTTCGGGAATAGGCATCAAAGTGATATCTTCTTCGCCAACAAAGGAACGCGCACCATTAAAAGTAATATATCCATCAATAAGATGACGGATGGCATCAATGTTATTGATGATGGCTACAGGGCGTCCGGTGGAGATGAAAATCTTTACACCTTGTTCTTTTGCCTGCTCAATAGCCTTTATCGTAGATGCTGGAATCTGGTGCGTCTTAAAGGATACTAACGTACCATCTATGTCGAAGAATGCAGCTTTTATTGCCATGATGAATCACTTTTAGAGTACAAAGGTACAAAAATATCTTGTAATCAAGTGAATTTATAGCTATGCAGTCAGTCTAAATAAATTAAATACTGCTCCTTACGGCTCGTTCCTTATTTTTATTGTACCTTTGCACTCATGAGTAAAGGTAAGTTAAAGAAATTTGCAGAGATGGAAACGTTTAAGAACGTTTTCCAATATCCTTATGGCGTTATCAGTGAAGTTCCGTTTGAAATGAGAGGGCATTGGCGTGAACAGTATTTCCATAACGATAACCCGATTGTACTTGAGTTGGGATGTGGTAAGGGTGAATATACTGTTGGTTTGGCACGTGTTTACCCTAATATCAACTTTATTGGCGTTGATATTAAGGGGGCTCGTATCTATACAGGTGCTAAACAAGCTTTGGAAGAAGGGTTGGATAATGTAGCTTTCTTGCGTACCAGCATTGAGATTATCGACCGTTTCTTTAGCGAAGATGAGGTGCAAGAGATATGGCTTACCTTCTCGGATCCTCAGATGAAGAACGTGCATAAGCGTCTGACTTCTACCTTCTTCATGAATCGTTATCGTCGTTTCTTGATAGATGGTGGTATTGTTCATCTTAAGACGGATTCAAACTTCCTCTTTACATATACTACCTACATGGTTAATGTGAACCATTTGCCAGTTCTGTTCCGTACGGAAGACCTCTATGGTAATGAGTTAAGCGAGGGGAGGGTAGCTGAGAATCAGATGGATGAGAAGACACGTGAGATTCTTGGTATTCATACTTATTATGAGAATCAATGGATTGAACGTGGATTGAACATCAAGTATATGAAGTTCCAGTTACCAAGAGAAGGTGAACTGGTAGAGCCAGATGTTGAGATTGAACTTGATGATTACCGCTCATTTAAGCGCACGAAACGCAGTGGATTGACTACGAGTAAGTAGCGTTGTTCTGATGTTTGCGTGGTAGAAACATATATATATGAGTTTTGAATTGGATTAGTTTCACTATCCATTTCGTCTTTTTGACTTTTCTTACCCATATAGTTATCTATGGGTTTAAAGCATAAAAAAGACACTAACTTCTATTTTCTTCTTTTGAAAGAGACAGAAGTTAGTGTCTTTATTATTTTGTTTGTTTTATCTTTTCAAACTTATAATGTATGTCCATCAAGATAATCTTGAAGAACTGACTTATAACTATCTGAGATTGGAAGGATAGCATCACCGATTACAACGCGGAAACGATCAATGCCATCAATCTTCTTCATGTGTACGATGTAGGAACGATGAATGCGCATGAATTCAGGTTTAGGAAGTGACTCCTCAATCTTCTTCATGTTCATTAGACTCATGATTGGCTTATGGTCGTTAGCAAGATAAATCTTAACATAGTCCTTCAATCCTTCAATATAGAGGATGTCATCAAACATGATTTTAACCAGTTTGTACTCACTCTTCACAAAGATAAAGCGGTCGTTCGATGCATTCTCTGTCTGACGGGTACTTTGGAACCAGTCTAAAGCCCTGTTTGCACCTGCTAAGAAGTCATCATAGCTAATTGGCTTCATAAGATAATCAATTGCATTTGCCTTGTAACCATCTATAGCATATTGG contains the following coding sequences:
- a CDS encoding peptidylprolyl isomerase → MAALGKIRSKGGILVAAIGLALFAFLAGDAARSCDGIKGEARQQIGEILGKKISVQDYQKLIDEYQSAIKFTMQRDNLTDQELNQVKDQVWQQLVSNRVIEVDAEKVGLTVTENEIQNVLNEGTNPMLVQTPFVNQQTGRFDVNALKQFFDSYNKAKAAKSPQVEQMQAIYDYWLFVEKNLRAQLLGQKYQALLASCVLSNKAEAKMAFKDNNEESQIQLASLAYSTVKDSDVKMTDDDLKAKYAELKPAFRQNVETRDIKFVDFQIKASAADRSQVVKEMNDFQKQLASAEDPAAVVSKSGSEIPYLGLPVSNKAYQQYPDIASKIDSLSVGTTGVVENAQDNTLNIIRVLSKAQLADSIQFRQINIAAATPDEARAKADSIQKALAGGADFDALAKRYGQTGEKVWFTGQQYEMAPSMNQDNRTFINALLNGEVNATQNLALTQGNIILQVLDKKAFTTKTTAAVIKKVIDFSKATRSNAYNKFSEFVAKSSTVADLEKNAPKSGYQVQSLNDISTAEHYVGGIPGTRDALKWLFEAKQGEVSPLYECGNNDHLLVIALTAVHPQGYRSWDDAQVKEILKREVIKDKKAEKLMAKLKGVNSIAAAQAKGAKVSSVNQITFAAPAFVQATGSVEPALSGAVAGTAAGKFSKAPVKGNAGVYVFQVVKKSMRAGSKYDETLVMQQAAQANMQLVGNFMQDLILKAKVVDNRYLFF
- a CDS encoding AMP-binding protein — translated: MEKIPSFNELIEKSIIEHWDRDALTDYKGKTLQYHDVARKIEKLHIMFEASGVKRGDKIALCGRNSSAWAASFLAVLTYGAVAVPILHEFMPEQIHNIVNHSDAKLLFVGDVVVTQIDAMKMPNLEGIIYIPDYSLVVSRTDKLTYAREHLNEEFGRRYPKYFRPEHIHYYREQSPDELALINYTSGTTGRSKGVMLPYRSLWSNADFAKHVLGHVIKPGDNVISILPMAHMYGMAFEFIYEFLSGVHIYYLTRIPSPAIISQALQEVKPVIMIAVPLVIEKIIRKKVFPKIQNNRMRLLLNMPVINKKVRAKIREQVYQAFGGNLYEIIIGGAALNGEIESFLRRIEFPYTVGYGATECGPIICYRDWKTFKQGSCGQAALHQEVRINSSDPVNVPGEILTKGPNVLLGYYKNEEDTGQTIDKDGWFHTGDLGLMDEDGNVFIKGRSKNMLLGSNGQNIYPEEIEDKLNSLPLVSECLVIQSGEKLIALVHPDYDEAQNLGLNADDLKNIMEENRTQLNTIVPAYCKVAEIRIQEEEFEKTPKKSIKRFLYTE
- the tnpC gene encoding IS66 family transposase produces the protein MKEQVTDISKVLQDMTEEMRLLRETVNQQYAEIMKLNRNINALNLQIRKKDTELTNLRERLAKYENPDKNSNNSSTPPSKERMNDEVIRRTRSLRKPSGKKPGGQKGHDGHKLSCSSIPDEIIDEVPNYCTRCGESLSDAERVLDYVTQVISIPELKPVIKEIRHYVMVCKNCGERIRTAPRRRSNNVVYASSVKTLVVYLSVVQFLPYGRIASFLREVFSLTPSEGSLVNWVNEAKRNAQPVIDKIKEYIKSSAVVGFDESGLYCNKRLDWAWIAQTVYYTLLFRADGRGSKVLADKFGDSLERMTAVTDRHSAYFALHFLNHQVCLAHLLRELQYLSELNTEQEWSGKVTNLFREAIHERNTNPNDVIDKVSWTRRLDNLLKQSIEKLGKKFITFRKGLVKCRDYIFNFLENPMIPFDNNGSERGIRKLKIKLKNSCTFRSDFGADAFLELHSIVETAKKHDKTPYNVIQALFKV
- a CDS encoding cation diffusion facilitator family transporter, with the protein product MSNKIERSSQEKRTAFVVVFAFCVMLAEIVVGLSSHSMALFADGVHMGSHVLVIGLNWAAYVLVRYLQNKGTTHYDTEKILNLAAFTSGIFLIFTAIFIIVEAVERLSSHGEIHNYELALTTAGIGLVANTISASILHGHHGTADYNSHAAYLHVLSDALTEIGAIIGILCAMFWNITWIDSAVAVVSALVVLRWAKRLLWDTGRSLTML
- a CDS encoding Cof-type HAD-IIB family hydrolase codes for the protein MAIKAAFFDIDGTLVSFKTHQIPASTIKAIEQAKEQGVKIFISTGRPVAIINNIDAIRHLIDGYITFNGARSFVGEEDITLMPIPETEVRAMIEDASRRDYAVLVCGRDVVALHNHKPIFDEIFVQDLGVNNIDINKPVEPLLSQPVLQLTPFFSEEDEKAISSSMPHCVSARWHPNFTDITVQGADKGNALKQMSKHLGIGLEECIAFGDGGNDMTILQTAGIGVAMGNAYEGVKAVADYVTTSVDEDGIRNAFIHFGIINN
- the trmB gene encoding tRNA (guanosine(46)-N7)-methyltransferase TrmB yields the protein MSKGKLKKFAEMETFKNVFQYPYGVISEVPFEMRGHWREQYFHNDNPIVLELGCGKGEYTVGLARVYPNINFIGVDIKGARIYTGAKQALEEGLDNVAFLRTSIEIIDRFFSEDEVQEIWLTFSDPQMKNVHKRLTSTFFMNRYRRFLIDGGIVHLKTDSNFLFTYTTYMVNVNHLPVLFRTEDLYGNELSEGRVAENQMDEKTREILGIHTYYENQWIERGLNIKYMKFQLPREGELVEPDVEIELDDYRSFKRTKRSGLTTSK
- a CDS encoding LytR/AlgR family response regulator transcription factor translates to MTLNCIIIDDEPLAADLLASYAKKTLFLNLIGVFNSAVEGVKAIRENRVDLIFLDIQMPELSGLEFAKILPKETKIIFTTAFSQYAIDGYKANAIDYLMKPISYDDFLAGANRALDWFQSTRQTENASNDRFIFVKSEYKLVKIMFDDILYIEGLKDYVKIYLANDHKPIMSLMNMKKIEESLPKPEFMRIHRSYIVHMKKIDGIDRFRVVIGDAILPISDSYKSVLQDYLDGHTL